AAAAACAACCACataatcctattttaattttcactttaaaaaaaaaagtcatgaTGAAAAACAAACATATTATTTATTAGTTATTTAAAATGTAATTTCCATCAGGcatttcacctaaaaaaaaaatattccatcCGGCAAGGTGTAGATGGAATGCTTGCTGGCACAATTTCTTGCTCATAACTATATAGGATAGACCTTCATTCAGCTCAAAAAAAATGCACACTTCGAAAAAGGTAATCAAAAGGTTAAAAAGTGAAGAATAGAAGTTAAATAGATTAGTTGAAAAATAATAAGAGTTCAATACAAGACGGGACATATGATTGAATTAGGCACCAAGCTTGACAGATGGCTAATCAAAGAAACATCTTACCTATCAAATTGTTGAAAAGTTGTTAGCACACATGGTCTCTGCTGTGCAGCAGGATGTGTAGCACACATGGCCTCCGCAGTACGGCAGAAGATCCTGGTTCGGAAAAGTATAACAATTGTCTGGCTAATTgttgcattttttgttttgttttttttttcttcctaataTGGATGCATCTATTACTCACCAAGGTGGTGAAGTTAGAAGCTGTTATAACCTTCTCTTAATTGCCcattttttattctcaaaagttattcaaggataaaaagatattttCAACATAAATTGAAAATAACTTATCGTTAcgtcattttcaatagttgtcaTTGTTCATGCGAAATGACATGATTTATCCTCGTAGATAAAAGGATGTATCTTATATTAAAAGGCCTAAAAGGCAAAGTTACAATCTTGTTATAACCaactttggtgacaacaagattttcctttttaatattCCTATATCCTTGTATAAGTATGATATACCTGATTTGCATCTTAAACATCAAAAGAGATACTTTTAATTTATCACAAAACTAAAAAGGAGATCAACCTTACTTCATTACATGGGAAACCCTGAGAATTCAAAAAGAAAGTGGCATTACATTGTAAGAGTTTTCtaagcttcatgggaacattTTCTGTTAGAATCAATTGAAGTTTAAATGAGCACACAAGGGAATAGCAAATTATTCTTTCCAAGTTGATGGATGAGGGGTGTCTGAATCCTTCCAAGTACTTGCAGTGGATGGATATCTCTCACCTTTAACACCCAAAACCAAGGATTCAAGTTGAGCCATTTCTTCAGGCATTAATTTCACAGATAAAGCACCGATGTTCTGGCTCAGGTTTTCAATTTTGGTGGTGCCTGGTATGGGACAAACATCACTTCCTTGATGGTGAACCCATGCCAATGCAAGCTGACCAGGACTGCATCCCTTCTTTGTAGCCATTTCATTTACTTGCTCGAATATACGTTTGTTATGTTCAACATTCTCAGGATGGAACCTTGGAAGAATctacaaataatagaaaacacaCAACTCTCTTAGACTAGGGGTGCAAATAATAGTAAACACACAACTCTCTTagactaggggtgcaagtttggcccggTGAGCCCAAACGTGCTCAAAGCTCGCCCTAAAATTTCAAGATCTGGGCTGTGCTTTTCAACCTACAAGCAGGATTTAGATTGGGATTTTCAGGCCCGAGACTACGCCTGGACTGAGATTTTGGCTGAATTTGGCTGGCCCGGCCTTTTCTTACCTTAGATATACATATGCAAAAAAAGTGTGTCATATATATAGATTTATGCAAGAGAATGGCCATGGAGTACATATCAAATTTACATTTCATATGTACCActaatttaaaatattaaacATAGGGGACAGGACTCGTGCACGAGAGATTCCCCCATCGAGCCTGTCTTATAGGGGGTCTTCGGTCATTTCGGATGGGCATATACTGTACTGAATGTAGGTCGTGCACATGAAAACTATTGCCTTAAATCGTATACATatttaagttacaaattattgtttttgtttctaatttttgagtgaaaaataacacaaaatgacAACAAGAAGCCTGACCTGCCCTAAGCTTGGCAAAGCCGGACCTAAGATAAGATCCTAGCCTGACCGCAGGCCGAGCCAGTCCTAAGCTGAGCCTTCGGACCCTAGGCTAGTcttgtatttaaaaaaaacccaaaccagCCCCCGGCCCTATCGCACTCATATTCTTATTAGTAGTTCTTCAAATTATTTGTTTTACCACTTGGCAAACTCAAATtggtctaaaatttgacatgtgagcaagggACTTATGAAGTTATGATTAAGCTAATCACTCACTAGAATTGTGATGcatgaataaataaagatatacaAACCTTTCGGGAGTCATTCATAGGAAGACTTTCAACAAATTTGGGCCCAGAAGAGAGGAAGCCTCTTCCAAGAGGGCTATATGCCACAATACCAATTCCAAGTTCCCTGGGTATCCAAGAAAATTGAGATAAGAACTTTCAAAATATTAGACTCTTAATAAGAGAAAGAGTAAATCAAATAGTGTGATATAAGATATGTACTTGCCTACAAGTAGGAATTATTTCTTCCTCGGAATCTCTTGTCCATAGGGACCATTCCAATTGCACTGCTGTTATTGGGTGGACAGCATGAGCTCTCCTAATTGTGGAAGCAGAAGCCTCAGATAGTCCGATGTACTTAATCTTTCCCTCTTCCACTAGTTTTTTGAGCTCTCCCATCTACCATAGAAAGTCAAAAGAATAATTAGGGACACCATTTCTTTGACTGGTGACATTAGGAAAAAGTACCATATCATATGACAATTAATAGGTCCAGttaatcaaaattttgactggTGACATTAGCAAAAAGTTTATAAGATTTGAGTTACTCTTTGAAATTTAGTAAATGACCAATCCATATCATATATGTTCCCTTATCAAAATAGCAACCTCAGCCTTCCACGAGCTTTATGATTGAAACGTGATCCTTTCACTTCTAAAcagggttttaggaattggtatcggataTGGGATAGGTCTCAGCCGATATTGATCTGGATCACCCTGTATCGGTCTGTATCAGAGAGATTTACCCTTGggtttcatttaaaaaataattttttttaaaaaaaaaatctttttacccttggtccgTACCAATCCACCGATATGGAATCATCCAGAATTAGTATAGTATCACCCtccaccgataccgatccaCTAACAATCCCTAGAACCATGCTTCAGATCAACCTTTTAGCCTTCCTCCACCCTCTCCCCTCACCATCCCctagggaagaaaaaaaaaacgaagggGAACTGGTTTCTGTCCAGGAGAATAGCCTATGCTAGCGCTCCCTTGTGTCTAtcgctctctttctctcccctgAAATAACCTCTCTGCCCAGCAAATAGTTGGTTCTTGGGGGCACACATTGGGTGTTTCCTGTCAATGTAAGCTACTGTATCAAACAAGAAAcactcccaaaaaataaaagttaatAAACCATAATTTTTGTGATATGCATGAAAGGATGATTTGGCCATTTTGGCTTGAAATCGATGATGATCAATTCTGATTAACCTTGATTCTACATGTACTAGCTCCAACTATTGTGTGGAGGGACTCATAGGTATATAAGAGGACAGAAGGTCTCAAGGTTAACCAACTGCAAAAGCGCAAACTATTTGGCGTAAGGATTCACATGTATATGAGGGGATAAAAGGACACAGGggtaaccaatgtgggactattctctCAACAATATATGAGCTAAGAAAGAActttgtccaggagtgtggcctatgccagcactcccatgagtctatctctctcttcaccatatgaaaagacacctatacccatggtttaaagtatcgaccgatacaatacgatacggaccgatacgtatcggtatcggttgaTACCAATACGATACATACAGATACGCCTCCTTTTTCTAAATGAACTGTCTCGAATTGTATCGATCGATACGGGCCGATACGACACGATACggccgatatgtatcgataccatcgatacgtccagtaaagggttctatgggtggtttaatatgtatcgatacatatcagccgatacggctcgatacatactgatacattaccgatacataccgatacacaccaatacataccgatacgtaccaata
The sequence above is a segment of the Telopea speciosissima isolate NSW1024214 ecotype Mountain lineage chromosome 7, Tspe_v1, whole genome shotgun sequence genome. Coding sequences within it:
- the LOC122670070 gene encoding probable aldo-keto reductase 4, with the protein product MASVGRMKLGSQGLEVSAQGLGCMGMSAFYGSPKPEEDMIALIHHAINTGVTFLDTSDVYGPHTNEILLGKALKGTREKVELATKFGAIFTEGKLETRGDPAYVRAACEASLKRLQVDCIDLYYQHRIDTQVPIEITMGELKKLVEEGKIKYIGLSEASASTIRRAHAVHPITAVQLEWSLWTRDSEEEIIPTCRELGIGIVAYSPLGRGFLSSGPKFVESLPMNDSRKILPRFHPENVEHNKRIFEQVNEMATKKGCSPGQLALAWVHHQGSDVCPIPGTTKIENLSQNIGALSVKLMPEEMAQLESLVLGVKGERYPSTASTWKDSDTPHPSTWKE